A stretch of DNA from Doryrhamphus excisus isolate RoL2022-K1 chromosome 6, RoL_Dexc_1.0, whole genome shotgun sequence:
GTACCTTTCAATGGCAGAAATAATAAGATCAACGTATGTTTTAGTGTCATGAGCCCTCTAGGGTAAATGAATTACCTGTATTATAATAAGTGCTTCACTGCATTTCACTTTTCTTTTAAATAGATTTGTAGATTTTGGTCTGTGATCGCATGATCACAGTCATTCTCTTATGCAGTGTTTTTAGCATTTGTGATTCTGCTGAGTTCATGTGACTGCAGAGGTTTAAAGCATTTCCCCTTTGCATATACGTGTATAGTGGTTGTGGTTCTTTTTGTGTGCATCTTTTCTGTTTTGGCCGTACATGTGCCCTGTCGGCCACCGTAGCCTTTCCTCTTTAACAATATTCGTGACGTCACCATCTGACTTCCAGCTACGTCACCGTCATGGAGGAAGTAAGAGGTGAGGCGATTTTCTCCTGTGCAACTCATTTATATACCTTTCAATCTGCTGAGGTTTCGTTGTTTGGCCGTTTAGatttaatgaacaaaaacacTCTCTGTGTCATTGTTATTTAATGATCAGACACGTTTAACAAGAGCGAAGTTAGCTTTGCATGCATGCTAGCTAACTTGTCAGGTGGACCTGGCAATGAGGCTTTATCTTTAGTGTTCTGTCAGCGATTCATCCAATGACCGCAGCCCCCCCGCATCAGGCGCTCTTCTGCCACAAGGACACCAAATAACGGCTATTTTTGTTGGGGGAAAAGTGTAATGTTACCTGTCACTGCAGCAATGGTACCCAAAATCATGCACGCTCTCATACACTACACTGGCGTAtataatattatcattcatGGCTTTTTCGTTCTTCTTGTTCACGCTGATATAGTGCATAGTAGCTTTTGTGTTGCACTGAGACACTATTGTTATTCAGCAGAAACTCTCGCGATAGTATTATATTGTGGGTTACTTCACCATTCttgcacatacagtatctgGCTCCTATTTCGTTTTTGTGTATAACATAACACTTGTTACTGCCTTTGACTCCCATGCAGTGTTTCCCCTGACCTGTGCTGTGCAGAATTACGCGTGGGGAAAGGTGGGGCTGGACAGCGAGGTGGCCAAACTGGTGGTTGGTGGAGACCCGCTGGCTATCATCGAGGAAGGCAAACCTTACGCAGAGGTACATGGAATAATGTTGCTCATGGCTACCTTTATAAGCACAAGCAGATAAAACAACACTGCATAAAATGAGGTGTTGCTAGTTTTAGCCTGGGTGGTTTTATTTATGGATGGTCTTTATTTGGCACTTGGGAACCCAGCCGTGTTTGTCTCGAAGGTCATCCGTTCAGTTTACCACCGTGGTGACACTTCCACGCAGCACAACATGAATGTCACCCTGGTCAATACCAACTATAGGATTTACTGCAATATTTAAACAGCTGAGCATATCTTGACCTATGCTGCAGTGTTTTTGCAAAAGTGAATGCAGTAGGTTACCACATATTACTCTGGAATTTCTTCTCAAGAAGTAATAAAGCCGGTAATAATTTCTAATAAGCATAGCATGTACAGAATAATTGTCAAACTTTGTCAAGCAGGAGGAACTGCTTCCTTGACCGATGCCACAAACTCCAATCAGAGGTGATTGATTTTAAAGAGAACGAGTCAAATGCAAATGTCCCTCCCTCCCCCAACAGCTGTGGATGGGTGCCCACCCAAAGGGAGACTCCCAGATTAAAGACAACAGGATAGCACAGACCACGCTGGGTCAGTGGATCGCacacttcccagcatgcctggGCTCCAAAGTCAAGGACACCTTCCAGGGTCAGCTGCCGTTCCTCTTCAAAGTTCTCTCAGTCAACACAGCTTTGTCCATACAGGCTCATCCAAATAGagtgagtacacacacacaccacacacacgaCACACACGCAGCTAGGATTGGGCCGCTTCCACTTTGAAGGTGCTCACCAGCTTCATATTGGTCTtattggatggatgatagatgttCCACAGTCATTGTTTTATATCATATGGTTTCAAATAGTTTTGActtgacattttttcttttcaataaagatatttgaaAGTTTTTATAACACCATGAAACCGtcatattgtgatatttttgttCAAGGTTATCAAAATCTCATAACGGCCCATGTCTCGCCGTCATCTTTGCAATGCCAAATGAAATGTTTATGAATATATGTTTCTTTCTGTGGCACTGTGTGTTCTATTTAGGAGTTAGCGGCTCGTCTCCACACTCAGTTTCCGGAGCACTACCCAGACGATAACCACAAGCCAGAAATGGCCATCGCTCTTACCCATTTCCAGGGCCTCTGTGGCTTCAGGCCAGTGGAGGAGATCCTTGGATTCCTCAAATGTAAGTCTCTTAGGGCAACTTTTAATGAGGTCTCAGACAGGTTTTTCGGTGAAGCGGAAtcatgaaatgataaaaactaGGTGTGTATCCCACAAAGTACACCTTGTGAGGGGCAGGTAGTGTACATTTAGCGCTGCAATGCACCTCCACGAGCCCAGGGAGGGTGCCTAAAAGCTGCCAAAATCTGTGCAGTCCAGGCAttggtttggtaatggtaatggttttatttcatttgaacatgcatcagattacaattgagtgcatcacataatcagttcacagttccacatgtccaaaaggagtaggaagaagcaaagcttattaattcctaccgccatctggtacttttacaatcagtaactgttacatttgttttattattggaTTAAATAACCAGGAGCATTTGTACACTCTGTacgcggcattatgaattatccttactgaccttttttgcagtacatttagcaagtgaagattgcttttatagttattagcccatatttcctcACAataagtgatttctgattgagaacaaattttgctttattcaatattgaaatatttctggccaccttatgttttatatttgtaatatgaggtttccaatAATATGAGGTTTAGCTTCTTTAATGTGCAAAATTGATGAAAATGCCTCCCACATCCTTTAATTTTTATGCTATGTATATATacttgtttcatttgaaaaatCATAAATCTgtaaacatttttatgttttacaatATATACCCACAATGAACTGAAGGAAACATTAAAACCAAGGTATTTATGTATAATACAACCTACAAACTCATACATCAGCTGTCCCAGAGTTCCACGCTCTGGTGGGCAACGAGGCTGCCGAGGAGCTGCGGTGCAGCCTGGGAGATGCAGTCCGAACCAGGCAGGCCTTGAAGAAGTGCTTCACCAGGATGATGAACTGTGAGAAGAAAGTGTTTGTGGATCAGCTGAACATGCTGGTGAAGAGAGTCACTGAAGACGGTGAGTACAGTCActtatgacatttaaaaagctttaaacAGCATTTAAGACCAACCATAAATGGTCATTCCTGCTATAATTGTGATTGTGTTTGGTAAGTGCAATTAATTCAAATTGGCAGCAACCAGGAGAGCATTGAAGGTACGACtacttgttaaaatgtaatttcttcTTGTGCGTCTGTTTAGGCGCAGCAGCCAAGGATACATCCAGCAGCAATGGTGAGCTGCTGCTCCGCCTCCATTCCCAATATCCTGGAGACATTGGCTGCTTCTCCATCTACTTCCTCAATCATGTGGTATTGGAACCAAACCAAGCCATGTTCCTTGGAGCCAGTGAGCCTCACGCTTACCTGTACGGAGGTCAGTCACGTTACGCTGGACTGAATGACTTCAGGCCTTCTATCTGGTAAATTAAGTTAGTCTGAATTGGAAATGGAACGGTTTTCCTGTCTGTCAGATGACCAGATGTCCCAATATGTTATTGGTCTGTGCATTGTATTCACagtgcttcactttttccacattttataataacaatataataataataatacattttatttgtatagcgcttttcaaaatactcaaagacactttacagaagaatggagttgaataaaatcaAGTAAACACCGTAaatgatacattaaaatactacattcatttgttaatacacagttaaaacatgagtaaaagcgggtcacagcagtcaggtataaaaagttagacattaaaaacagatttatgtGACAGCCTTATTCCAAAATTGAATCAATAATTATTGTTTCCCTGGAATTCTACATGCAACACCCCATATTGCCaacatgaaaaatgtttttttgaaatgtttggaaatttattaaaaaaaagaaataaatcacAAGTACATAGGTATTCACGGCCTTTACTCAGTAATACTTTGCtgaagtattttttaatatgataCCACATGCTTGGCGTACTTCACTTTGGGCAGTTTCACCCATTCCCCTTTGCAGTACCTTAAGCTCCATCAGATTGGATGGGAAGTATTTGCACAGCCAGTTCTGGCTGAGTCACTCACGAAGGAAGAGGGATGTTGAAGCGCCATCACTGACCATAAACTACTTGGTCACCTGTCTGACGATAGCAGTGTTTACACTTGGCTGTGGCaatgtgtgtcatttatttatggcACGCCGAAAAAGCATGAAAACTAGTTTGTGCACTGTTTGCATTATGTTTACATATAACGCAATTTGTGACTGAAAATGACATAGAAACATCTCAAAGAAGAGcagtggaaacagtggaaaGTTGTGAATACATATGGACAGTACATGtgatttctgttttgtttttttttccagacatttaaaaaaaataactttgttgTCATTGTAAGGTGTTGTGTCAAATGAGTGAGACCAACAtacaatgtggaaaaagtgctgTGAATACTTTTCGCATGCACTGTAGCAAGGAACTTGGACTCCCGGTAACGCTAATACTGTACAATTGTAGTAAACATTTGGATTCAGTGTTGAGTCATAAATGCAAGTTGAACTGTTTGATGTCAGATTGCATCGAGTGTATGGCGTGCTCCGACAACACGGTGAGGGCTGGCCTGACCCCGAAATACATCGACGTCAACACACTGTGTGAGATGCTCAGCTACATCCCGGCCCCTTCTGCTGCCAAAATTTTCCCGTCAGTCCAGGAAGGCTCGGACCCATGCGTCACCATCTATGACCCCCCTGTGCCAGACTTCACTGTCATGAGGATACAGGTGAGAGACCAGCTGACAAGGTTAGTCTTTGCAGATCCTTCCCAATGTTGGCAGTTCAGGGTTCTATGCTACTATGACGGGTACCGTTCTGTTGTGGCAGCACAACAACTTACAAGCAAAACTTGTGGGCTAAACTCACTGGCAGACTGCGGTTCCAGTCTGGACCCACATGCCGTCCTATACGGACCTGGGCCTACAgtcaagaaaatgtattttttgtcaacACCCCTGCTTCAGATGTTGACCTGACGTCCACCATTGTTGCTTTGCCAGTTTGTTGAAATCCAGACGATGCAAACAACCCTGAGATAACGcaatggtcccccccccccccccaggtcccGGCCTCTGTGAAGCAGTACACTGTGGCGCCGGTCGACAGTGCCAGCATCCTCCTGGTCATCGAAGGAGACGCCACTGCCACATCGGCGGGCGCGCTTGCTGATGTCAGCCTGCGGCGGGGCACCGTCTTGTTTGTGTCCGCCAACGAGAGTGTGCTTCTGCATGTGAGCTCCCACGCGGGTGTGACCATGTTCAGGGCCTGCTGCCTCCTGTAGGTGTGAGTCATGTGTGTGATGAAGTGTGATGGTCCCCATGTATTTTTGAGGGTGTGAACTTTTAAACTCATCAGACAGGACCAACATCTGGGGCCCACGCTACCTTCAGCTGAGCGGCGGTCCCAGTCATTGGCGACCTTTTTGTTTAAGTGATTAAAATTAGCAAATGATTCCACTTGGAACTGATGATCACATGATCTAGGATTCCACTTGAAGCACCTGCTGGTGAGTTGATGTCCTCACCATCCTTCAACACAGTGTGGTTAAAAGCACAAGAGTCTTCTGCACCTCAACATTTTTACAAGTTAAACAGTGATAATCGAttaatttgtatgtttttaatttcttaATATGAAGCTTCACTTTTCCTTATGAATGCAGTGAATAATGGAATAATGCAAACACATTTTAAACTGTGAAAATGTGGAAATATACACTGATGACGAATGCTGAAGCATATTTGCACCGGTGCAGAAAGCGTTTACGTTTATGTGGCGTGACGAAATTATATAAGCTGCACGTGTTTCCAGTTGAGCATCAACAATTGGATGTTGTGGAGCTGAGGGGATGCCCGTGGCATGTTTAAATGTACGCAGAATGACTGTGGCGTGGTACTGCCCGTTGCCAGCATGCTGCAGTGAAGTGGTGGAGACTACTGTACAACAAAGCATGACTAACAAGCAAACAAGAAATGCcgacaaaatgatgaaaaaaaggaatttacagtatttgaagctacattttgtatgttttctccTTTGTACCATCTCCTGAAAACATGGCGTATGTATACATACC
This window harbors:
- the mpi gene encoding mannose-6-phosphate isomerase isoform X2, which translates into the protein MEEVRVFPLTCAVQNYAWGKVGLDSEVAKLVVGGDPLAIIEEGKPYAELWMGAHPKGDSQIKDNRIAQTTLGQWIAHFPACLGSKVKDTFQGQLPFLFKVLSVNTALSIQAHPNRELAARLHTQFPEHYPDDNHKPEMAIALTHFQGLCGFRPVEEILGFLKSVPEFHALVGNEAAEELRCSLGDAVRTRQALKKCFTRMMNCEKKVFVDQLNMLVKRVTEDGAAAKDTSSSNDCIECMACSDNTVRAGLTPKYIDVNTLCEMLSYIPAPSAAKIFPSVQEGSDPCVTIYDPPVPDFTVMRIQVPASVKQYTVAPVDSASILLVIEGDATATSAGALADVSLRRGTVLFVSANESVLLHVSSHAGVTMFRACCLL
- the mpi gene encoding mannose-6-phosphate isomerase isoform X1, with translation MEEVRVFPLTCAVQNYAWGKVGLDSEVAKLVVGGDPLAIIEEGKPYAELWMGAHPKGDSQIKDNRIAQTTLGQWIAHFPACLGSKVKDTFQGQLPFLFKVLSVNTALSIQAHPNRELAARLHTQFPEHYPDDNHKPEMAIALTHFQGLCGFRPVEEILGFLKSVPEFHALVGNEAAEELRCSLGDAVRTRQALKKCFTRMMNCEKKVFVDQLNMLVKRVTEDGAAAKDTSSSNGELLLRLHSQYPGDIGCFSIYFLNHVVLEPNQAMFLGASEPHAYLYGDCIECMACSDNTVRAGLTPKYIDVNTLCEMLSYIPAPSAAKIFPSVQEGSDPCVTIYDPPVPDFTVMRIQVPASVKQYTVAPVDSASILLVIEGDATATSAGALADVSLRRGTVLFVSANESVLLHVSSHAGVTMFRACCLL
- the mpi gene encoding mannose-6-phosphate isomerase isoform X3, which gives rise to MEEVRVFPLTCAVQNYAWGKVGLDSEVAKLVVGGDPLAIIEEGKPYAELWMGAHPKGDSQIKDNRIAQTTLGQWIAHFPACLGSKVKDTFQGQLPFLFKVLSVNTALSIQAHPNRELAARLHTQFPEHYPDDNHKPEMAIALTHFQGLCGFRPVEEILGFLKSVPEFHALVGNEAAEELRCSLGDAVRTRQALKKCFTRMMNCEKKVFVDQLNMLVKRVTEDGAAAKDTSSSNGELLLRLHSQYPGDIGCFSIYFLNHVVLEPNQAMFLGASEPHAYLYGGQSRYAGLNDFRPSI